Proteins from a genomic interval of Fimbriimonadales bacterium:
- a CDS encoding S8 family serine peptidase encodes MYKKLIAFILLYTISVLGFTAWAQKIYLKYAEFDPLVSVPSVSSELGARKTTPWDTWHFLVQFKGYKTPSDEAYLESIGARIDGYLPHNTLMVETTWMNSELLSKWNRVRWIGAIHPAYKISSELGTRPLFTKERKEEAKRGLHRMTVSLFDNEDFADTVNAALGLGLEVLDIGRIGPGYVIEVRGTPAQAKQLAFLDDVLFIDEADEAVYRNQVTRWVIQSNVTDWVPIWDQGVKGDGQIVGIIDGLLYKNHDVFRDLEGDPPGPDHRKIVAYYSSAGQNGGDSHGTHTSGTLAGDQEPVTGSTYRNGMAYHAKIVFTWLGDITGSNLYTKFVNAHNAGARDHSNSWGNDGTTAYTNWCKAIDQYSYEFEDGVVAFAVTNLSTLKTPENAKSCLAVGNTYQAPNQFKANTGGTGPTSDGRQKPEIWAPGTGIYSAKSGSTNGWTSMTGTSMACPAITGACALVRQYFADGFADDGKKGGRSHSASGSLIRAMIMNGGVDMTGLSGYPGNKEGWGRLLLDGVLWFRGETRKLLYADKRHAQGVGTGEEHVYKMYVTGNSEPLRITMTFADYPAQVNASYAPINDISLEVIDPDGILYYGNDIDKSVGLSKTGGSPDVKNSTEMVILNPPKTGMYIVKVKGVIINQGTKQGYAVVVTGDVTKPLMPGLGGWN; translated from the coding sequence ATGTACAAGAAACTCATCGCATTCATTCTCCTTTACACAATTTCTGTGCTTGGTTTCACCGCTTGGGCACAGAAAATCTATCTGAAATATGCAGAATTCGACCCACTCGTTTCCGTTCCGAGCGTCTCTTCGGAATTAGGAGCGCGCAAAACGACCCCTTGGGATACCTGGCACTTTTTGGTGCAATTCAAGGGGTACAAAACGCCGAGCGACGAAGCATATCTCGAATCCATCGGCGCTCGCATTGATGGTTATTTGCCGCATAACACTTTGATGGTCGAAACCACATGGATGAATTCCGAGCTTTTATCGAAGTGGAATCGCGTTCGCTGGATTGGAGCGATTCATCCTGCTTACAAGATCAGCAGTGAACTCGGAACTCGTCCGCTTTTCACGAAAGAACGAAAGGAAGAGGCCAAACGGGGACTTCATCGTATGACCGTCAGCCTTTTCGATAACGAGGATTTCGCGGATACAGTCAATGCAGCCCTCGGATTGGGACTCGAAGTGCTCGATATCGGAAGAATCGGTCCTGGTTATGTAATCGAAGTGCGCGGTACGCCTGCGCAAGCGAAACAATTGGCTTTTTTGGATGACGTGCTTTTTATAGACGAAGCCGACGAAGCCGTTTATCGCAATCAGGTCACCCGATGGGTCATTCAGTCGAACGTTACCGATTGGGTGCCGATTTGGGACCAAGGCGTAAAAGGCGATGGACAAATCGTCGGAATCATCGATGGATTACTCTATAAAAATCACGACGTCTTCCGTGACTTAGAAGGCGACCCCCCCGGTCCTGATCATAGAAAAATCGTTGCCTATTACAGCAGCGCTGGACAAAACGGTGGGGATTCTCACGGAACGCACACTTCGGGAACACTCGCTGGCGACCAAGAACCCGTTACAGGAAGCACATATCGAAACGGAATGGCTTACCATGCGAAGATCGTCTTCACTTGGTTAGGCGATATCACCGGTTCGAATCTCTATACGAAATTCGTGAATGCGCACAATGCAGGTGCTCGCGACCACAGCAATTCATGGGGTAACGATGGCACGACTGCCTACACGAATTGGTGCAAAGCGATTGATCAATATTCCTATGAATTCGAAGATGGTGTTGTCGCATTTGCTGTAACGAACCTGTCCACTCTGAAAACTCCGGAGAATGCTAAGAGTTGTTTGGCAGTCGGAAATACCTATCAAGCACCGAACCAATTTAAGGCGAATACTGGCGGAACTGGTCCAACTTCCGACGGTCGCCAGAAACCCGAGATTTGGGCACCCGGAACGGGAATCTATTCTGCCAAATCCGGTTCGACGAACGGTTGGACATCCATGACCGGAACATCTATGGCATGTCCTGCGATCACCGGAGCATGCGCGTTAGTGCGACAGTATTTCGCAGATGGTTTTGCAGACGACGGTAAGAAAGGAGGTCGTTCACATTCTGCGAGCGGCTCGTTGATTCGCGCGATGATCATGAACGGTGGCGTAGATATGACCGGTTTATCCGGTTATCCTGGCAATAAAGAAGGCTGGGGTCGTTTGCTGCTCGATGGCGTGCTTTGGTTCCGTGGTGAAACGCGCAAGTTGCTCTATGCGGATAAACGACATGCTCAAGGTGTCGGAACCGGTGAAGAGCATGTCTATAAGATGTATGTAACCGGCAACTCAGAGCCTTTGCGCATTACGATGACCTTTGCCGATTATCCTGCGCAAGTGAATGCTTCGTATGCGCCGATTAATGACATCAGCCTCGAGGTTATCGATCCTGACGGAATACTCTACTATGGTAACGACATAGACAAATCCGTAGGATTATCGAAAACCGGTGGTAGTCCTGATGTCAAAAATAGTACCGAGATGGTCATCCTCAACCCCCCCAAAACCGGCATGTATATCGTGAAGGTCAAAGGAGTTATCATCAATCAAGGAACGAAACAAGGCTATGCCGTGGTCGTAACCGGTGATGTAACGAAACCTTTGATGCCTGGATTAGGTGGTTGGAATTAA
- a CDS encoding GNAT family N-acetyltransferase: MLPKETSESVVRPYETNDADAVCSVIKTVFEEFGFPWLPNSANRDCYAIEKHYHERGGGFWVVEVNGEVVGTCGYIPHDNKRCELLRMYLLPQFRGQGLGKKIFNAVAKDAFSRGFLEMEIWSDKVLITAHNFYRSIGAIPIGERVCKDSDSGERWEEWGFLLDLKDYLR, from the coding sequence ATGCTGCCAAAAGAAACTTCGGAAAGTGTAGTTCGTCCTTATGAAACAAACGATGCAGATGCTGTTTGCAGTGTCATTAAAACCGTTTTCGAAGAATTCGGATTTCCTTGGCTTCCCAATAGCGCCAATCGCGATTGTTATGCCATAGAAAAGCACTATCATGAAAGGGGGGGTGGATTCTGGGTCGTGGAAGTAAACGGAGAAGTCGTTGGGACTTGCGGATACATTCCGCATGATAACAAACGATGTGAGTTGCTCCGAATGTATTTGCTTCCCCAGTTTCGGGGGCAAGGATTGGGGAAGAAAATTTTTAACGCCGTTGCAAAGGATGCATTTTCTCGTGGGTTTTTGGAAATGGAAATTTGGTCCGACAAGGTTCTTATAACCGCGCATAACTTCTACCGCTCGATAGGTGCGATTCCCATCGGTGAACGCGTTTGTAAAGATTCCGATTCAGGAGAACGATGGGAAGAGTGGGGGTTTTTGTTGGATTTGAAAGATTATCTACGGTAG
- a CDS encoding response regulator transcription factor gives MRILVVDDEPLLLETVSHRLTKDGYTVLTSKTAEDALKKIRLQRPDLVILDVMLPGRSGFELSQTIREESNIPILFLSARVGSEDRLKGFEVGGDDYLTKPFNLSELSARVRAILRRVKVLPEKKRIETGGLSIDSERQEVICNGKKLELRPKEFALLLLLASNPGKVFTRKTLLARVWGENITFTTRTVDVHISWLRKRLEKEAGSPQRIFTVRNVGYKFE, from the coding sequence ATGCGAATTCTCGTTGTAGACGACGAACCTTTGCTTTTAGAAACCGTTTCGCACCGCTTGACTAAAGACGGCTACACCGTGCTCACCTCTAAAACTGCCGAAGATGCTCTCAAGAAGATAAGACTACAAAGACCGGATTTAGTGATTCTGGATGTCATGCTTCCTGGACGTTCCGGATTCGAACTTTCCCAAACGATTCGTGAAGAAAGCAACATTCCGATTTTGTTTTTATCCGCACGGGTCGGCTCAGAGGACCGTTTGAAAGGTTTCGAAGTGGGGGGGGACGATTATTTGACGAAGCCCTTTAATCTTTCTGAACTCTCGGCGAGAGTCCGCGCGATTCTGAGAAGAGTGAAGGTTCTCCCGGAAAAGAAACGAATAGAAACAGGTGGTTTGTCTATCGATTCCGAGCGGCAAGAAGTCATCTGCAACGGAAAAAAATTAGAACTTCGCCCGAAAGAATTCGCCTTGCTGCTACTTTTAGCCTCCAATCCGGGAAAAGTTTTCACGCGGAAAACGCTTCTTGCTCGAGTGTGGGGCGAGAACATAACCTTTACCACGAGAACCGTGGACGTTCATATCAGTTGGCTGCGGAAACGATTAGAGAAAGAGGCAGGAAGTCCTCAGCGAATCTTCACGGTTAGAAATGTAGGATATAAATTCGAATAG
- a CDS encoding dienelactone hydrolase family protein, producing MISFMGNGMEWQGYLARSAKGKGPGVIVIQEWWGLVGHIKNVCDRFAEEGFTALAPDLYKGKTASDPDTAGKLMMALNVVETEKALRGAIVRLLHDEATEGDKVGIVGFCMGGQLALYAATVNPQIGACVDYYGIHPNFNPQFEKLQAPVLGFFAERDAYVNRDVVDALDKKLTDLGKEHEFIIYPNTDHAFFNDDRPEVYNREAAEDTWKRMLAFFRAHL from the coding sequence ATGATTTCATTCATGGGAAACGGTATGGAGTGGCAAGGATATCTTGCACGTTCTGCGAAAGGAAAAGGTCCTGGAGTTATCGTGATACAAGAGTGGTGGGGTTTAGTGGGTCATATAAAAAATGTCTGCGACCGCTTCGCTGAGGAAGGATTTACAGCGTTAGCCCCTGACCTTTACAAGGGAAAAACAGCATCCGACCCCGATACTGCAGGAAAACTTATGATGGCGCTGAACGTTGTGGAAACCGAAAAGGCTTTGCGGGGAGCAATCGTAAGATTATTGCATGACGAAGCGACAGAAGGTGATAAAGTAGGAATCGTAGGCTTTTGTATGGGGGGGCAATTGGCTCTTTATGCAGCGACTGTCAATCCGCAAATCGGCGCCTGTGTGGATTACTATGGAATTCATCCGAACTTTAATCCCCAGTTCGAAAAACTGCAAGCTCCCGTTTTAGGGTTTTTCGCAGAAAGAGATGCATATGTAAATCGCGATGTCGTGGATGCTCTGGATAAAAAACTTACGGATTTAGGGAAAGAACACGAATTTATTATTTATCCCAATACGGACCATGCGTTTTTCAACGACGATCGTCCGGAAGTATATAATCGCGAAGCTGCAGAAGACACTTGGAAAAGAATGCTCGCCTTTTTCCGAGCGCATTTATAA